Proteins from one Bombus pascuorum chromosome 15, iyBomPasc1.1, whole genome shotgun sequence genomic window:
- the LOC132914739 gene encoding inosine-uridine preferring nucleoside hydrolase-like isoform X3 has translation MVYQGWRKICLKPSDCNISFCLKKIKMKNCMFCCNLFAIISFCLLLYSVRSVNVSKKIIIDTDAGADDAVAIFLTLKSKENVLAITCSYGNTYMENVVINVLKILTVANRSDIPVYKGAHKALINGYNEYNENNYFGSDGLGDFNFMEEITAKVDESKHAAIALIDLVKQYPHQITLLSIGPSTNVATAIALEPLFLTYLKDHIVLGSSVSGVGNISPNIEFNFYQDPEGNYMILNKNTTSVLFPWETAINSYISMDWRINVLGKINSSIVNFLNKAERKSLTKSNSWVISDGMAAAIMLQPQLVTRSIVRNVSPVIDGLARGSILVDYTNLTDRPKNAKIIQAIDTDGFQQLLLDKFS, from the exons ATGGTTTATCAAGGCtggagaaaaatttgtttaaaaccGTCCGatt GTAATATCTCTTTTtgcttgaaaaaaataaagatgaaGAACTGTATGTTCTGTTGCAACCTGTTTGCTATAATCTCATTTTGTTTGTTGCTGTACAGTGTCAG GTCTGTCAATGTTTCGAAAAAGATTATAATAGACACAGATGCTGGGGCAGATGATGCAGTAGCTATATTTTTGACTCTTAAGTCCAAAGAGAATGTTTTAGCAATTACTTGTTCTTATGGAAATACATATATGGAAAATGTAGTTATTAATGTACTTAAGATTTTAACTGTCGCCAACAGAAGTGAT ATACCTGTGTATAAAGGAGCACATAAAGCATTAATAAATGgatataatgaatataatgaaaataattactttgGCTCTGATGGTCTAGGAGACTTTAACTTTATGGAAGAGATCACTGCTAAAGTTGATGAGAGTAAACATGCAGCTATAGCTCTCATAGACTTAGTAAAACAATATCCAc ATCAAATAACTTTATTAAGTATTGGTCCATCAACAAATGTTGCTACAGCAATTGCATTAGAACCTCTATTTTTAACGTATTTAAAAGATCACATCGTATTAGGTTCTAGTGTTAGCGGAGTTGGTAATATTTCACCTAATATTGAATTCAATTTCTATCAAGATCCAGAAGGTAATTATATGATACTGAATAAGAACACTACAAGTGTTTTATTTCCATGGGAGACAGCAATCAACAGTTACATATCCatg GATTGGCGTATAAATGTATTGGGAAAGATAAATTCTTCTATTGTGAATTTCTTAAACAAAGCGGAGCGGAAAAGTTTAACAAAGTCCAATTCATGGGTTATTTCAGATGGAATGGCTGCTGCAATTATGTTACAGCCACAACTTGTAACAAGATCTATAGTAAGAAATGTGAGTCCTGTAATCGATGGACTCGCAAGGGGCTCGATACTTGTAGATTATACTAATTTAACTGACAGGccaaaaaatgcaaaaattatacaagCGATTGATACAGATGGTTTCCAACAACTGTTATTGgacaaattttcttaa
- the LOC132914739 gene encoding inosine-uridine preferring nucleoside hydrolase-like isoform X1, whose protein sequence is MVYQGWRKICLKPSDCNISFCLKKIKMKNCMFCCNLFAIISFCLLLYSVSSKTFLRSVNVSKKIIIDTDAGADDAVAIFLTLKSKENVLAITCSYGNTYMENVVINVLKILTVANRSDIPVYKGAHKALINGYNEYNENNYFGSDGLGDFNFMEEITAKVDESKHAAIALIDLVKQYPHQITLLSIGPSTNVATAIALEPLFLTYLKDHIVLGSSVSGVGNISPNIEFNFYQDPEGNYMILNKNTTSVLFPWETAINSYISMDWRINVLGKINSSIVNFLNKAERKSLTKSNSWVISDGMAAAIMLQPQLVTRSIVRNVSPVIDGLARGSILVDYTNLTDRPKNAKIIQAIDTDGFQQLLLDKFS, encoded by the exons ATGGTTTATCAAGGCtggagaaaaatttgtttaaaaccGTCCGatt GTAATATCTCTTTTtgcttgaaaaaaataaagatgaaGAACTGTATGTTCTGTTGCAACCTGTTTGCTATAATCTCATTTTGTTTGTTGCTGTACAGTGTCAG TAGTAAAACTTTTTTAAGGTCTGTCAATGTTTCGAAAAAGATTATAATAGACACAGATGCTGGGGCAGATGATGCAGTAGCTATATTTTTGACTCTTAAGTCCAAAGAGAATGTTTTAGCAATTACTTGTTCTTATGGAAATACATATATGGAAAATGTAGTTATTAATGTACTTAAGATTTTAACTGTCGCCAACAGAAGTGAT ATACCTGTGTATAAAGGAGCACATAAAGCATTAATAAATGgatataatgaatataatgaaaataattactttgGCTCTGATGGTCTAGGAGACTTTAACTTTATGGAAGAGATCACTGCTAAAGTTGATGAGAGTAAACATGCAGCTATAGCTCTCATAGACTTAGTAAAACAATATCCAc ATCAAATAACTTTATTAAGTATTGGTCCATCAACAAATGTTGCTACAGCAATTGCATTAGAACCTCTATTTTTAACGTATTTAAAAGATCACATCGTATTAGGTTCTAGTGTTAGCGGAGTTGGTAATATTTCACCTAATATTGAATTCAATTTCTATCAAGATCCAGAAGGTAATTATATGATACTGAATAAGAACACTACAAGTGTTTTATTTCCATGGGAGACAGCAATCAACAGTTACATATCCatg GATTGGCGTATAAATGTATTGGGAAAGATAAATTCTTCTATTGTGAATTTCTTAAACAAAGCGGAGCGGAAAAGTTTAACAAAGTCCAATTCATGGGTTATTTCAGATGGAATGGCTGCTGCAATTATGTTACAGCCACAACTTGTAACAAGATCTATAGTAAGAAATGTGAGTCCTGTAATCGATGGACTCGCAAGGGGCTCGATACTTGTAGATTATACTAATTTAACTGACAGGccaaaaaatgcaaaaattatacaagCGATTGATACAGATGGTTTCCAACAACTGTTATTGgacaaattttcttaa
- the LOC132914739 gene encoding inosine-uridine preferring nucleoside hydrolase-like isoform X5 has product MKCETSWSINFPICKTFLRSVNVSKKIIIDTDAGADDAVAIFLTLKSKENVLAITCSYGNTYMENVVINVLKILTVANRSDIPVYKGAHKALINGYNEYNENNYFGSDGLGDFNFMEEITAKVDESKHAAIALIDLVKQYPHQITLLSIGPSTNVATAIALEPLFLTYLKDHIVLGSSVSGVGNISPNIEFNFYQDPEGNYMILNKNTTSVLFPWETAINSYISMDWRINVLGKINSSIVNFLNKAERKSLTKSNSWVISDGMAAAIMLQPQLVTRSIVRNVSPVIDGLARGSILVDYTNLTDRPKNAKIIQAIDTDGFQQLLLDKFS; this is encoded by the exons ATGAAATGCGAAACTTCCTGGTCTATCAACTTCCCTATTTG TAAAACTTTTTTAAGGTCTGTCAATGTTTCGAAAAAGATTATAATAGACACAGATGCTGGGGCAGATGATGCAGTAGCTATATTTTTGACTCTTAAGTCCAAAGAGAATGTTTTAGCAATTACTTGTTCTTATGGAAATACATATATGGAAAATGTAGTTATTAATGTACTTAAGATTTTAACTGTCGCCAACAGAAGTGAT ATACCTGTGTATAAAGGAGCACATAAAGCATTAATAAATGgatataatgaatataatgaaaataattactttgGCTCTGATGGTCTAGGAGACTTTAACTTTATGGAAGAGATCACTGCTAAAGTTGATGAGAGTAAACATGCAGCTATAGCTCTCATAGACTTAGTAAAACAATATCCAc ATCAAATAACTTTATTAAGTATTGGTCCATCAACAAATGTTGCTACAGCAATTGCATTAGAACCTCTATTTTTAACGTATTTAAAAGATCACATCGTATTAGGTTCTAGTGTTAGCGGAGTTGGTAATATTTCACCTAATATTGAATTCAATTTCTATCAAGATCCAGAAGGTAATTATATGATACTGAATAAGAACACTACAAGTGTTTTATTTCCATGGGAGACAGCAATCAACAGTTACATATCCatg GATTGGCGTATAAATGTATTGGGAAAGATAAATTCTTCTATTGTGAATTTCTTAAACAAAGCGGAGCGGAAAAGTTTAACAAAGTCCAATTCATGGGTTATTTCAGATGGAATGGCTGCTGCAATTATGTTACAGCCACAACTTGTAACAAGATCTATAGTAAGAAATGTGAGTCCTGTAATCGATGGACTCGCAAGGGGCTCGATACTTGTAGATTATACTAATTTAACTGACAGGccaaaaaatgcaaaaattatacaagCGATTGATACAGATGGTTTCCAACAACTGTTATTGgacaaattttcttaa
- the LOC132914739 gene encoding inosine-uridine preferring nucleoside hydrolase-like isoform X6, which translates to MKCETSWSINFPIWSVNVSKKIIIDTDAGADDAVAIFLTLKSKENVLAITCSYGNTYMENVVINVLKILTVANRSDIPVYKGAHKALINGYNEYNENNYFGSDGLGDFNFMEEITAKVDESKHAAIALIDLVKQYPHQITLLSIGPSTNVATAIALEPLFLTYLKDHIVLGSSVSGVGNISPNIEFNFYQDPEGNYMILNKNTTSVLFPWETAINSYISMDWRINVLGKINSSIVNFLNKAERKSLTKSNSWVISDGMAAAIMLQPQLVTRSIVRNVSPVIDGLARGSILVDYTNLTDRPKNAKIIQAIDTDGFQQLLLDKFS; encoded by the exons ATGAAATGCGAAACTTCCTGGTCTATCAACTTCCCTATTTG GTCTGTCAATGTTTCGAAAAAGATTATAATAGACACAGATGCTGGGGCAGATGATGCAGTAGCTATATTTTTGACTCTTAAGTCCAAAGAGAATGTTTTAGCAATTACTTGTTCTTATGGAAATACATATATGGAAAATGTAGTTATTAATGTACTTAAGATTTTAACTGTCGCCAACAGAAGTGAT ATACCTGTGTATAAAGGAGCACATAAAGCATTAATAAATGgatataatgaatataatgaaaataattactttgGCTCTGATGGTCTAGGAGACTTTAACTTTATGGAAGAGATCACTGCTAAAGTTGATGAGAGTAAACATGCAGCTATAGCTCTCATAGACTTAGTAAAACAATATCCAc ATCAAATAACTTTATTAAGTATTGGTCCATCAACAAATGTTGCTACAGCAATTGCATTAGAACCTCTATTTTTAACGTATTTAAAAGATCACATCGTATTAGGTTCTAGTGTTAGCGGAGTTGGTAATATTTCACCTAATATTGAATTCAATTTCTATCAAGATCCAGAAGGTAATTATATGATACTGAATAAGAACACTACAAGTGTTTTATTTCCATGGGAGACAGCAATCAACAGTTACATATCCatg GATTGGCGTATAAATGTATTGGGAAAGATAAATTCTTCTATTGTGAATTTCTTAAACAAAGCGGAGCGGAAAAGTTTAACAAAGTCCAATTCATGGGTTATTTCAGATGGAATGGCTGCTGCAATTATGTTACAGCCACAACTTGTAACAAGATCTATAGTAAGAAATGTGAGTCCTGTAATCGATGGACTCGCAAGGGGCTCGATACTTGTAGATTATACTAATTTAACTGACAGGccaaaaaatgcaaaaattatacaagCGATTGATACAGATGGTTTCCAACAACTGTTATTGgacaaattttcttaa
- the LOC132914739 gene encoding inosine-uridine preferring nucleoside hydrolase-like isoform X2 — protein sequence MVYQGWRKICLKPSDCNISFCLKKIKMKNCMFCCNLFAIISFCLLLYSVSKTFLRSVNVSKKIIIDTDAGADDAVAIFLTLKSKENVLAITCSYGNTYMENVVINVLKILTVANRSDIPVYKGAHKALINGYNEYNENNYFGSDGLGDFNFMEEITAKVDESKHAAIALIDLVKQYPHQITLLSIGPSTNVATAIALEPLFLTYLKDHIVLGSSVSGVGNISPNIEFNFYQDPEGNYMILNKNTTSVLFPWETAINSYISMDWRINVLGKINSSIVNFLNKAERKSLTKSNSWVISDGMAAAIMLQPQLVTRSIVRNVSPVIDGLARGSILVDYTNLTDRPKNAKIIQAIDTDGFQQLLLDKFS from the exons ATGGTTTATCAAGGCtggagaaaaatttgtttaaaaccGTCCGatt GTAATATCTCTTTTtgcttgaaaaaaataaagatgaaGAACTGTATGTTCTGTTGCAACCTGTTTGCTATAATCTCATTTTGTTTGTTGCTGTACAGTGTCAG TAAAACTTTTTTAAGGTCTGTCAATGTTTCGAAAAAGATTATAATAGACACAGATGCTGGGGCAGATGATGCAGTAGCTATATTTTTGACTCTTAAGTCCAAAGAGAATGTTTTAGCAATTACTTGTTCTTATGGAAATACATATATGGAAAATGTAGTTATTAATGTACTTAAGATTTTAACTGTCGCCAACAGAAGTGAT ATACCTGTGTATAAAGGAGCACATAAAGCATTAATAAATGgatataatgaatataatgaaaataattactttgGCTCTGATGGTCTAGGAGACTTTAACTTTATGGAAGAGATCACTGCTAAAGTTGATGAGAGTAAACATGCAGCTATAGCTCTCATAGACTTAGTAAAACAATATCCAc ATCAAATAACTTTATTAAGTATTGGTCCATCAACAAATGTTGCTACAGCAATTGCATTAGAACCTCTATTTTTAACGTATTTAAAAGATCACATCGTATTAGGTTCTAGTGTTAGCGGAGTTGGTAATATTTCACCTAATATTGAATTCAATTTCTATCAAGATCCAGAAGGTAATTATATGATACTGAATAAGAACACTACAAGTGTTTTATTTCCATGGGAGACAGCAATCAACAGTTACATATCCatg GATTGGCGTATAAATGTATTGGGAAAGATAAATTCTTCTATTGTGAATTTCTTAAACAAAGCGGAGCGGAAAAGTTTAACAAAGTCCAATTCATGGGTTATTTCAGATGGAATGGCTGCTGCAATTATGTTACAGCCACAACTTGTAACAAGATCTATAGTAAGAAATGTGAGTCCTGTAATCGATGGACTCGCAAGGGGCTCGATACTTGTAGATTATACTAATTTAACTGACAGGccaaaaaatgcaaaaattatacaagCGATTGATACAGATGGTTTCCAACAACTGTTATTGgacaaattttcttaa
- the LOC132914739 gene encoding inosine-uridine preferring nucleoside hydrolase-like isoform X4: MKNCMFCCNLFAIISFCLLLYSVSSKTFLRSVNVSKKIIIDTDAGADDAVAIFLTLKSKENVLAITCSYGNTYMENVVINVLKILTVANRSDIPVYKGAHKALINGYNEYNENNYFGSDGLGDFNFMEEITAKVDESKHAAIALIDLVKQYPHQITLLSIGPSTNVATAIALEPLFLTYLKDHIVLGSSVSGVGNISPNIEFNFYQDPEGNYMILNKNTTSVLFPWETAINSYISMDWRINVLGKINSSIVNFLNKAERKSLTKSNSWVISDGMAAAIMLQPQLVTRSIVRNVSPVIDGLARGSILVDYTNLTDRPKNAKIIQAIDTDGFQQLLLDKFS, encoded by the exons atgaaGAACTGTATGTTCTGTTGCAACCTGTTTGCTATAATCTCATTTTGTTTGTTGCTGTACAGTGTCAG TAGTAAAACTTTTTTAAGGTCTGTCAATGTTTCGAAAAAGATTATAATAGACACAGATGCTGGGGCAGATGATGCAGTAGCTATATTTTTGACTCTTAAGTCCAAAGAGAATGTTTTAGCAATTACTTGTTCTTATGGAAATACATATATGGAAAATGTAGTTATTAATGTACTTAAGATTTTAACTGTCGCCAACAGAAGTGAT ATACCTGTGTATAAAGGAGCACATAAAGCATTAATAAATGgatataatgaatataatgaaaataattactttgGCTCTGATGGTCTAGGAGACTTTAACTTTATGGAAGAGATCACTGCTAAAGTTGATGAGAGTAAACATGCAGCTATAGCTCTCATAGACTTAGTAAAACAATATCCAc ATCAAATAACTTTATTAAGTATTGGTCCATCAACAAATGTTGCTACAGCAATTGCATTAGAACCTCTATTTTTAACGTATTTAAAAGATCACATCGTATTAGGTTCTAGTGTTAGCGGAGTTGGTAATATTTCACCTAATATTGAATTCAATTTCTATCAAGATCCAGAAGGTAATTATATGATACTGAATAAGAACACTACAAGTGTTTTATTTCCATGGGAGACAGCAATCAACAGTTACATATCCatg GATTGGCGTATAAATGTATTGGGAAAGATAAATTCTTCTATTGTGAATTTCTTAAACAAAGCGGAGCGGAAAAGTTTAACAAAGTCCAATTCATGGGTTATTTCAGATGGAATGGCTGCTGCAATTATGTTACAGCCACAACTTGTAACAAGATCTATAGTAAGAAATGTGAGTCCTGTAATCGATGGACTCGCAAGGGGCTCGATACTTGTAGATTATACTAATTTAACTGACAGGccaaaaaatgcaaaaattatacaagCGATTGATACAGATGGTTTCCAACAACTGTTATTGgacaaattttcttaa